The DNA region CAAGCTTGTTGAGCTCATAATGCCTTACAGCTCCATCAAACAATTGTGGGATGGAAGGAAGGTAAGATTTTGGCTTATGCAGAtcgatttaatttatttttattcttcttagtCCTTTTACTCTTCTTCATTTTATCTAACTATTCATTGGTCGTCTATAACAGAGTTTTGACAAATTGAAACACATTGACCTAAGTCATTCTCTAAACTTGATCAAGACACCAGATTTGAGCGGAGTCCCAAATCTTGAGAAACTAAAGCTTTCATATTGTACAAATCTGTCCAAGGTCCGCCGATCCATTGGATTTCCAAGATAGCTTAAGGAGTTGGATCTAAAGGATTGCAAACATCTCAAGAGACTTCCAGACGAGATGACTAGCTTGGAATCTCTTGAACATCTTAATCTTTCTGGCTGTTCAAGACTCAACAAAATTCCAGATAGTGTGAGTAATATGACATCTTTGCGAAATCTGTCTTTGAATGAGACTGCCATAAAAAAGTTACCACTATCATTTAAGAGGTTGTCGTCTCTTGTAGTTCTCAATATATCTGATTGCTCAAGACTAGAGAAAATCCCAAAGAACCTGTTGAGTGGTATGAAATGTCTAGAGTACCTTTGGGTAGGTCGAAGTGTTATAAGGAAATTTTCGATAGGTAGTGGACCAGATCCCATGATAAGTCTTTTGCTCCCAAATTCATTCTCGTGTTTAAGCTATTTAAGAGAACTAGATTTGAGTTATTGCAATCTATCAGATGGAGCGATCCCCAATGATCTTAGTTGCTTATCCTCCCTTTATTATTTAACTTTGAGTGGGAACAAATTTACAAGAATACCAGATAGTGTGGCTCAACTTTCAAATCTTTGTGACCTTGTCTTGAATGATTGTAGTTGGCTTCAAGTATTGCCGAAGCTTCCATTGGGATTAAAAGTCTTGGgtgtaaaaaattgtccatTGCTGGAGTCGTTTGATAATAAGCAAATGGAGATGTGGAGAagttcaaatgaaaaattaaggaGCATTGATTATTCTGTTGTACAAGCTTATTTTGATTATGATGGAAATCCCTTCAAGATCCTCCGTCTGCATCCACGAAGTCCTGTATGGAGTAAAGAAAGTGTGAGTCTCTTTTTTAACAcactaaattaattaagttataatattgttttgtaaTAGCTTTAACATCTTTTTCTCTTCGGTTTTTATTTTACAGTTCCAAGATTTTGATCATATAGCATGCGGCCCTGCGTTGGTGGGATCAGGAATCCCAGAGTGGTTCAACGATAAAAGCACTAATTCGTTTGGAACAATTCATTTGCATTCAGATTTTGGCTCAGATAAGTACCGGACGTGGAAGGGGTATGctgtttttattgtttatgaatttCATGAGCCTCACACTACTCAtccaagaaagagaagaaaactcaaGGTCGATGAGCGGAAGGGGAATTCGAATTCTACAACAATATTTGATGGCAGTAATAGTAATTTACCCAACTTTGTTTGTCATTTTCAAGTCGATGGAGTTGATGTTACAAAACCGTTAGTCTTTTGTGCCCCTGGAGTCCCTTCTGTTGGGCCAAACGGATTTTGGGTGTATATACCATTTCAGTGGCCCAGGACGTGTTGGAGTGGACTCCACCTTAAGGTTTCAATTACAACAGGCAGCCTGAATGTTGAGGTAAAGGAGTGTGGGGCGCGTTTACTACGTGATAATTTTGAGTTGTTCCAAGTTCTCAACACCATTTCTCCACGTGCTTTGGGTTGCGAAAGTTATGAGAAACTTTTTTCTCGTTTGTGCAATACAAATTGCTCATATCTCACGGTCTGGGGCCCAATTAAATCTAATGTTGTAGCATCTGGATGAATTGAGTCGGTTAATTGTCAGAGGATAAAAATTCGCCTCATAAGAAACAGGTCAATGGGCAttaagataaaacaaaaaatgttgaCGTTTCCATCCCAGAGGATTAGACGCGAACCgacaaagaaaaggagaagaatagcGCACGAATGACGAGCGAACACAGAGCCACCTCACTCCGCAGCTCTACAACTTCGACACTGTACAAGAGTTTTAGAGGTGCGTTTCTAATTTtacccattctctctctctctctctctctctctctcgtctatTTGACTCTAGgcttaattttgatatttggtaattttgttcttgttttggtgTTGATGGTGATATGGGTTTGTGTTgctatttttcctctttcttcatTCGTTTCTTTCTGTTTCGTTGCTCACAAAGTTTCTAGGAATTCAAAGTATTTTAAGTTTTCTTAGATTTAAGACAATGATAATATTCTGATTTTTCAAAGTCATATTTCTCTCTGTTAATTCttgctttgtttattttatttattattgtcaaatttCTCAAACCAGCTCAATAAACTTCCTTGGTTCCATGTTATGTACTTTCTTAGTTTTCTTTTACATAGAGTGAAATCCAGCGTTAGCACgtggtgtttgataaaatgtctcTATGGTGGTTTTTTGGTGTTCTTATTGTGAATAAAGCAGATATGAGGGGGGGTTTGGCGGTGTTCTGGCACTCTTTGGTGAGCCTTTAGATGCCATTCCTCTGTTGCTTAAGCTGCTTCCTCAAAGCTTGTTGCCAAAAACCGTCATTTTGTGAGTCTTAGATGCCATTCCTCACTTGCTTGGGCCGCTTTCTGAAAGCTTGTTGCAAAAATCCCCCGTCAATAGCCATGGTTCtataagatttttttgttgcttAGTGTGACAGGTAGTGCATTGACAAAAAGATTGTCAAAACTCATTTGGTGCTTGTGCCTAACTTACGGATCAACAAAAGAAGCAACTCTTGTCATCATAATCCCTTATGCCATATGATTCAAGATAGTTAAAATTAGTGATTTATACTGAAAGAGTATGACATGATGGCAGTAGATTTATAAAGGTAATTGAAGGATGTTGGTTTTCTATGGTATGCCTTGTTGGCCAGATCATTTATATGGGCCGACTTCTTGTTTACTGATATGGTAGTGTAATTAggttaaatttttggaaaaccaGAAAATAGGATATGTGAATAACTTAATGTGGGTACATGGTGAAGTAGGTTGTTGTCATACTTTatgtatttttactttttcttaacATATGgatttaattttgtcttttctatTGTTGGCTAGGCTGGGACTAAGTGATATTTTGAAACCTGATTTGATAATGCCATTCATCCGCACAGTGCCATTTGCACACCATTTAGCATTTTACTTACATGAGGTATACAATAGTCTGGAGTTCCTATTTCCATTAGTACTTTACCTTCATACTCCAATTTACGAGTTCTATTGCTGATAGCATGCAAGGTCAATTTACTCCGGAGGATATATTGGAATTGCTGCAGATTTCAACTTTTTGCCGACGAGTAGATTCTCCgcttattaaataatttgaagcCCCACTTCTTGGGACTCTATCATGCGTGTCGTACTAGTAACTtttatattctgaatatataagtcaaatttttcacctttattatgtttgcttgtttatgCTATTTTCCATATCAAATCATAGGGAGCTCAGCAAAGTTTTGAATTATTTCAAGGGCAGAAGAAAGCTTGTAggtttgagttatttatttgtgtttaGCAAGGTGATGTTAAGAACGGTCCTTGACACCATAGGATACTTGCATGTTtgtcaaaaaaagcttttgttgGATCGAAACGTGTGAAGGGCTGAtgctgattttattttttgtctgcACAATtcattacttcaaaaaaaaaaaaaaaaacaataataataataataagagaggAGACAAAAGGTCTTATATTACCTTATTTAGGAGTgtattatgtaatttttgttcGGTTTATCCACTCATTAACTCATGGTTATTTTgtctttcctcttttcttagAGTCAAATTTACTGGTTTGTCTTTTCTTGAGGCACTTgaggattttgtttttgtttctggaTCATCAAAGTCTGAGTCAAAGGAAGATGACAAGGATTTAAGATCTCAATCTTGTAATCGGAATGACTCTATGGAGGACTCCCATTAGCAGATACACTTTCACGTAtctttgttcatttcttttctccttgATTCTGAAGAGTTGTTGGCTATGCTTTCAATACTCTCAAGCCTTCAGAAGGCCATTGAACAAATGGGAGAACTCAGAGTTGTTCCTTGCTTGCTTAGCATTACTAGAGAGAGCATTTGTAAACGTAACAAGGAGAATTGCATTGCAACCCTCCAAACCATCTGTTATAATATGGCCTCTCGGGCCCTTAATTTGTGTAGTCATTCTCAATTACCCTTTTGTATCTTCTCATTTTGTCTAGATTCAGTTTCAGCTTCATGAGTTAATTGCTATGATTCTGGAAATAAGTAAAAGGAAGCTTTATTCATAAAATTGtctcttgttttgttttagtttgctTTTACTCGTGATTTGGTGTTGTAAGGAGGAAGTCTGCATTTTTGCTGTTTTAGCAAAGAAAGTTTGGATTAGACGTAATGTAGTAGTGCATGGAGGGGTATTTACTCTTACAATTTCAAGGGAATTTGTGTGTGCAGGGAAGTAATGTGAATGGTGGGGTGGAGGCTCCTGTGTCATGGAAACCACCGGTTTTTGGAAGATTTAAAGTGAATTGGGATGTGGCTCTTGATACTAAAAACAATTGTATGGGTTTGGGTGTTATTGTGAGGGATCATAAAGGATTAATACATGCTGCACTGAGCAAAACTTTAAACTGTTTACATCCCTCAGCAATAGCGGAAGCAGTTGGAGCATTACGAGCTGCTgaattttgttgtgatttggGCTTGCATGACGTGGCGCTAGAAGGTGATTCTTTGATTGTGGTCCAAGATATTCTTGCCTCAGCTTGGAATTGGTGCGCTCATGGACAAATTGTGGCAGATATTAGGATGGTTCTAAACTCTAGAAGGAGTTGGATGGTCATGCATACTAAAAGGGATGCGAATCAAGCGGCACATGGACTAGCCAAGCAAGTAGTTAGGAATCAAATGGTTGTGTTTGGATAGAGGAAATTTCCAGCTGTATTTCAAATATTGTCGTTTTAGAGCATTCTACTCTTTCTATTTAGAGTGTTTAGCTCTAGATGTTTATTGGTATTATAATGAGACGagatttattcaaaaaaaaaaaaatggtccaatACATACAACCTTGGATATTATTGGTAGCAACAAAAATGTTGGTTTCTTTAGCCACATCCCTATTTCTCACATATGGAGAAGGATAATCATTATGGAATGAAGATGATCAAGATCAAGCCCACCGAAGTAGAATTGGATGAAGATTTTGCAAAAGTTAATGGATTGGATCCAGCTAATTCAGGATCTAGGAAATCTGGTCTGAACAATAAAGTAAGCTATGATGCTAGTGATGCTCTGATGATTGGAAAGTCTTGCAAGAAGATGTGTAGTAGTACCGGTGATTCTGGAATCGTAAATAATTGTATACAATTTTACGATTATATACATCTCTTCCATTGGATCTTGCTTCCAAATTTAATCAGCGAAAACACTTGAGGAAGAATACTATATCAATGGTCGGTCATTTGATGAATTACCTATTTTTGTATCCTgagaatttacatttttttttgtttttgaaattgtaggagagtatattaatatttaaatattgcTCTAGCCTaaaaacctaaattaataggcttGGGTCCACTTAAATATACAAACTATTTTCCTTTTATGAGACACAACACTCGCAACAAAAACTTCCTAACAATCTATTGTATTTAGCATATATAAAGACCGGccggtgatatatatatatatatagttgaataaaacagttaaaataaaaagttcaatcaaagaattaataaaaaaaaattacaaaataaaatcagcctatacaaagaaatataaattattcagACAAATAGGAAATCACTTTTGATTTCTCTAAAACTTGATCGTCACGTAGGCCACCCCACCCCAGCAATTTTTGTAATTTCGATCCCAACAAATTACCCCGAATCCAACGAAATTTGCAAGACATTTCCTTCTCTACTTTCGTGGACAAGTGAAGTTACTTTATTGGTAGAGTTATAACCTGCAAGTTTCCTCGTTTAATTTTGAGTCTTTCCTTTCTGGCTGCATCTTGATATATTGGTATTCCTTGGCTTTCGTTGTGTTCGTGAATAGTCAAGACTGAGCCATATATGCAGACGCGCTGCCTATATGGTTCAAGACCCCACTTGGCAGTCTATGActctatatatacaatgagtcCACCACAGCCAACCAAAAATCAGTCTTTATAGATATTTGCTTTTTGATGAGGATAGCAGCCTGCCTTGCAATCGTTTTCTGACAACCTATAATTCAGGActtatcaatatatttttaatgggTCAAATACTAAATATTCCCTGATTTTtcgttgctttattttttcttttctatggtttaatttttattataagagGTCCttatagttttgataatagaccaaattacaGGAGGTCCTTATGGTTTTAATCCCTGTAGTTTAcccaagaacaaaaataaaaaaaagagagaaaatcatataagcacatctccatcCCAATCAATGTAAGACGTCACAAATCATCTACATTGTACCTTTTTTCATGTCATACAAGCTTCTTATAAATCATTGTAGTTTACGCATATAAATGTCTTCCTCCAACtcagaatgaaaaaaatgtcaTCTTCACATCTAAGTTAGCTGCTCAAGATTGTTCATCTCTCGGCCAtctttattcatattttaaataatttattattagatttataaaacccacgtggatttgaaaaaagaaatagaaatatgggtcttacaaatttaattgtaaatttgaaaagagatggataaaaaattgaaaaatagcAAATTAAACAGATTTGGTTAGTTTGTCACGTCGTcatcaataaataataatgactCATAtcactttataaataaaaaactaaaaaattaaaaattaatattaaaaaaagagggggagggagagTTGGCTGGACAACATTTCCTTAGACATTTCACGCGGTAAATATAACGCGTTGACTTCAAGTCTtctgctatttatttattattattattattattatttttattatgttctCGGCCAGTGTTTGGGCGTTTCCATCAGGGTTAAGAAGTAGCTTTGAAAGTTCAGAGAAAAAGACATTTAATTCAAGTCTTCCTTCCTTCTATAATGTCTaggacctaaaaaaaaaaaaaaaaaaaccggccAGAAACTTTTGCCACTCTTTGGAACCAAAATgacatgaatttaattatttttcttattataaggaaaagaaaataaattaacaagCAACTTAATATTAAAGAAATAGCCCATGTGCCTTGGATGATGATGAGCACATTGAAGCATGCCCGTTGTTAGGATTTCACCCAATTTCAACATGCCAAGTCGGTTCATTCATTGGACCATTGCATTTAAATTTCGGCTTGGGTCTGCTTCTTAGTATTTGCTGTAGTCGTTACTATACAAAATTGCAATTTGTTGGTAAGGTACATtattaacaaaattgaaaaattgaagaGACATCGCAAATAATAAGGTGGTAATTAAATTGAGGAGCCCAAGCGTAATTTACTGTTTTCTTattatgttgttgttttatatatttattttatgatatcGTTTTAATCTATATCTTCTATGAGCCTAACTTGATAGTTGAGACTGAAGATATATCATCACAATCACCTAAAACCAtgtgtgaaaaaaatttatgaatattaattatagTAACTAAAATATCTTAAAAGTAAGGATATTTCCTTTAAGCCAAGTCCTTAAAGGAAATATATGTAATGTCGTAGCATCTCTGTCAATTGGGTAGCTTCCAGAGATTGGTTGAATCAATGCAATCGCATTGCGAGATAGAATTTAATCAGACAATAAGACGCCGCGCCCATTCATCAATTGTCGAAGCGAACCAAAAGCAGCAACCTCCTGCCCCCCTCTTCTTGGTTTCAGGACATTTACCGGGTGATTTGGTTGCTATTATCACAATTATTGtgcctaattttattttatttactttttgtaATGGGTTTTTGTCCCCCGCTTTTTAtgtgattatataatattacttaCAGGAGCCAGTTAATGGTTAgtatcttttgaaaaaaaaatcaaaggtcTAAAAAGTTACCGAGTGCCATTTTCCATCCCAGAGGATAGAGGCAAAGCGataaagaaaaggagaagcACAGCGCAGAAATGGCGAGCGAGCATAGAGATGGCGGCGAACACATACGCATGTCTCTCCACAACTCTATACCTTTGACACTGTAGAAGAGTTCTGGTGGTGCATTTCCAATTTTACCCCCCcactctctctctgtctcgttGTGTATTTGATTTTAGGCTTAATTTTGATATTCGGtagtttttttttcatgttttggtGT from Corylus avellana chromosome ca10, CavTom2PMs-1.0 includes:
- the LOC132163435 gene encoding disease resistance protein RPV1-like, producing the protein MTSLESLEHLNLSGCSRLNKIPDSVSNMTSLRNLSLNETAIKKLPLSFKRLSSLVVLNISDCSRLEKIPKNLLSGMKCLEYLWVGRSVIRKFSIGSGPDPMISLLLPNSFSCLSYLRELDLSYCNLSDGAIPNDLSCLSSLYYLTLSGNKFTRIPDSVAQLSNLCDLVLNDCSWLQVLPKLPLGLKVLGVKNCPLLESFDNKQMEMWRSSNEKLRSIDYSVVQAYFDYDGNPFKILRLHPRSPVWSKESFQDFDHIACGPALVGSGIPEWFNDKSTNSFGTIHLHSDFGSDKYRTWKGYAVFIVYEFHEPHTTHPRKRRKLKVDERKGNSNSTTIFDGSNSNLPNFVCHFQVDGVDVTKPLVFCAPGVPSVGPNGFWVYIPFQWPRTCWSGLHLKVSITTGSLNVEVKECGARLLRDNFELFQVLNTISPRALGCESYEKLFSRLCNTNCSYLTVWGPIKSNVVASG